Within Microbacterium proteolyticum, the genomic segment TGCCACCCGGCGGGCCGACGACCAGCAGCACGGCGAAGATGAGCGCGACGACGACCGCGATCAGGATGCCGAGCACCCAGGGCCGCCGCAGGAAGAACCGCAGCAGCCGGTCGAGAGGCCGCTGGTCGCGCGGGTCGTCGCCCGCGTCGAGCCGCCACGCTCCGCGCAGCCGTCCGGTGCGGTGCAGCCACAGCTCGGTCGGCACGGTGGCGTACGGGATCACGGCGCTGACGATCGCGACAGCCGCCGGCCCGACGCCCCAACGCTGATTCAGCGCGACGAGCACCGCGGTCGCCCCGTACGCGAGGAAGACGAACCCGTGGATGCCACCTCCGATCGTCACCGCGATCGACAGGTCGGCGGTGGCGCGGAGGATGAGACCAGCGATCAGCAGGGTCCACGAGATGGCCTCGGCGATCGCGAGTGTGCGAAACAGGGTCAGGGGCGTGCGGAACACGTCTCTCCTCGTTCGGGTGCGGGGCTTCCCACCCTACGGAAAGGCCCCGGCGCGCACCCGCCGCACTGTTCGACGTCGAGGCAGCCCGCACTCACTCGATCGGTTCGTCGTCGTGGTCCAGCGTCGGATCCGACTTCTCACCCTGGGCCGCGGTGGACGTGTCGGGCTCGGGGCCGGGATCGATGGGCGGCAGGTCGCGGTCGGCATCCATGGCTCCACCCCACCACAGCGGCGGACGGATGCCAGGGCCTTGACCTCCGCCCCCGCCGCGTAGGCTGGTCGGGTGGCGGAATCCCGGGGACGCGTGTGGACCGGGGTCATCCGCATCGGCCCGCACCGCGGGGATCACCGCGTCGCAGCCCGTGCCGCCCTGAGCGTCGGCGTCCCCCTGCTCGTGCTGCTGCTGATCGGCCGACTGGACCTCAGCGTCTACGCCTCGTTCGGGGCTTTCGCGGCGCTGTACGGGCGCCTCGACCCGCCGCGGACGCGCGTGCGGATGCAGGCCACCGCGGGCGGCATCCTCGTGCTCTCGATGCTGCTCGGGACGCTGCTGTCGGGGCTGTCGGCTCCTCCGCTCGCGAGCGTGGTCGTCGTCGCCCTGCTCGCCGCGGCCGTGACGCTCTTCGCGTACCGGGCGCAGTGGCATCCGCCCGGCGCGCTCTTCACGGTGTTCGCCGCGGGAGCGTGCGCGAGCTTCCCGGCGACGGCGGCGACGTTCGGCATGGTGCTGCTGGTCGGGGTGAGCAGCGTGGTGTGGAGCCTGCTCGTGACGACGGCGTTCGTGCTCGCGCGACGCGGGTCGTGGCGACGCCCGAAGCGGATATCCCCGCCGATCGGCGCTGTCGCGTGGGAGATGACCGCGACGGTCGGGGTGGCTGCGCTCCTTGCCGGGATCGCGGGCGTCCTGCTCATCGGGACGCACTGGTACTGGGCGATGGTCGGCGCCGTGGCCGCGGTCGGGGGCGCCCACGTGACCGCGCGGCTCATCCGCGGAACCCAGCGGCTCGTCGGCACCCTCGTCGGCGTCCTGATTGCCGCGGGCTTGCTGGCGCTGCAGCTGCCCCCGTGGGCGATTCTCGTCGTGGCCGTGGCGATGCAGGTGGGCGCCGAGCTGTTCGTCGGCCGCAACTACGGCATCGCGATGGTGTTCATCACACCGCTCGCGCTCCTCATGATCTCGCTCGCCTCCCCCGCCACGCCCGACATGCTGCTGCGTGACCGCGTGCTCGAGACCGTGATCGGCGTGGCGGTCGGCACGATCGTCGCGATCGTTTCGGCCGCGCTGCGGCGTCGCTCGACCGCCTGACCCCGAAGGAGACCCGGATGCCGGGACCCACCCCCGTCGCCCTGACCGTCGTCGGCGCGATCAACGTCGACCTCACCGCGCGCGTTCAGCGCGCACCCGGCCCCGGCGAGACCGTGGCCGACGGGGTCCTCCAGCGCGGACCTGGCGGCAAGGGCGCGAACCAGGCCGTCGCAGCCGCGCGCCTCGGAGCCGCGGTGCGCCTGGTGGGCGCCGTGGGCGACGACCTCGATGGACGCGGAGTGCGCGAGCAGCTGGCATCCGTCGGTGTCGACGCGTCGACCGTGCAGACGTCCGACGCCGCCACGGGCACCGCCCTGATCGTCGTGGATGCCACCGGCGAGAACTCGATCGTCGTGTGCGCCGGCGCGAACGCCGCGATCGACGCCGACGCCCTCGGGATCGAGCCCGGTTCCGCCGTGCTCGCGCAGTTGGAGGTGTCGGACGCCGTGATCTCCGCAGCCGCGGAAGCCGCCGGGTTCTTCGCCCTCAACGCCGCTCCCGCGCGTCCGCTCCCCGAGGGCGTGCTCGAGCGGGCCGACCTGGTGATCGTGAACGAGACGGAGTACGCCCAGCTCCCCGCGGTGCACGACGCTCCCCTCCTGTGCGTGACGCTCGGAGCCGAGGGCGCACGGCTGTACCGCCACGGCGAGCTCGTGGCATCCGCACCGGGGGTTTCGACCACCGTCCGCAACACCGTCGGCGCCGGCGACGCGTTCTGCGCGGCCTTGGTCGTCGGTCTGCTGCGCGGCGACGCTCAGGACCTCGCGCTCGCACGAGCGTGCGCCGTCGGAGCCGCCGCCGTCGCGGACGACGCGTCACAACCCGCGCTTGGTCTCCTCGATACCTACGGGGTGCCCGCGTGAGCCGCCGCCCGATCCTCGTCGATTGCGACACCGGCATCGACGACGCCCTCGCCCTCGCGTACCTGCTGGCCGAGCCCGCGGTCGAGATCGTCGGCGTCACGACCGTCTCCGGGAACACGGATGCCGCCCGCGGCGCCGCCAACACCCTGACGCTATTCGATCTCGCCGGGGTCCACGACATCCCCGTCGCCGTCGGTGCGCACCACTTCCGCGGGCGCGACTACGCCGGCGGGGCGCCGCACGTGCACGGCGAAGACGGCGTCGGCGGGATCGCGTGGGCCGCCGCCGACCGCTCCCCCGACACCCGCGCCGCCGTCGAGCTGATCGACCACCTGGCCGCACGGCATCCGGACCTCACCGTCCTGGCCCTCGGTCCGCTGACGAACCTCGCCGCCTACGCCGAGACGCCCGGCGTCGCCGCGTTCGACCGGCTCGTCGTCATGGGCGGAGCGTTCGCCCACTCCGGCAACGTGACGGCGTGGGCCGAGGCGAACATCCACAACGACCCCGAATCGGCCGCGGTCGTCTTCGCGCAGGACTGGGACACCACCCTCGTCCCCCTCGACGTCACGATGACCCAAACCCTGGATGCCACCGACCTCGTGCGCCTCGAAGCGATCCCGGGCGCCGTGCCCCAGGCGCTGGCCGCGATGCTGCCGGCCTACCTCGACTTCTACGAGGGCCGCGTCTTCCCCGACCGCCGCTGCGCGCTGCACGACCCGCTCGCCGCGATGGTCGCGGCGGGCGTGCTGCGCGGGGTGAGCGTCGCCGCGGGGCAGGTGGAGGTGCGGCTCGCAGGCGGCGAGCGCGGACGCACCGTGTCGTCACGCGCGTCGTCGACGCAGCGGTGGGTGCGCGGCATGGAGGGATCGGCCGTCGAGGTGCTGCTGGGGCGGCTCGAGGCGCGGGAGTGGGTGGGCTGAAAAGCTCGTTGCGCCAGGCGTCCGTCAGCGCCATGATGTCCTCGTTCGCAGGAACTCCAACGGGGGAGGAACCATGGCAGGCAAGTACGAGCTGTACACCGACAAGGCGGGCAAGTACCGCTTCCGGCTGAAGGCCTCGAACGGGCAGGTCATCGCATCGAGCGAGGCCTACGAGTCGAAGGCATCCGCGCAGAACGGCATCGCCTCGGTGAAGGCGAACGCGGGGTCGGAGACGGTCGATCTGACCTGAACCTCGATACGACGAAGGGCCCCACGCGATCACTCGCGCGGGGCCCTTCGTCATGACCGGATCAGAAGTCCCAGTCGTCGTCTTCCGTCGCCTCGGCCTTGCCGATGACGTACGACGAACCCGAACCCGAGAAGAAGTCGTGGTTCTCGTCGGCGTTGGGCGACAGGGCCGACAGGATCGCCGGGTTCACGTTCGTCACCGACGCCGGGAACATCGCCTCGTAGCCGAGGTTCATCAGCGCCTTGTTGGCGTTGTAGTGGAGGAACTTCTTCACGTCTTCGCTGAGGCCCACCGAGTCGTACAGGCTCTGCGTGTAGTGCACCTCGTTGTCGTACAGCTCGTACAGCAGCGAGAACGTGTAGTCCTTGATCTCTTCGCGACGCGCCTCGTCGACCTGCTCCAGACCGCGCTGGAACTTGTAGCCGATGTAGTAGCCGTGCACGGCCTCGTCACGGATGATGAGGCGGATCAGGTCGGCGGTGTTGGTGAGCTTCGCGCGGCTCGACCAGTGCATCGGCAGGTAGAAGCCCGAGTAGAACAGGAACGACTCCAGG encodes:
- a CDS encoding DUF3817 domain-containing protein, yielding MFRTPLTLFRTLAIAEAISWTLLIAGLILRATADLSIAVTIGGGIHGFVFLAYGATAVLVALNQRWGVGPAAVAIVSAVIPYATVPTELWLHRTGRLRGAWRLDAGDDPRDQRPLDRLLRFFLRRPWVLGILIAVVVALIFAVLLVVGPPGGKS
- a CDS encoding FUSC family protein, producing the protein MAESRGRVWTGVIRIGPHRGDHRVAARAALSVGVPLLVLLLIGRLDLSVYASFGAFAALYGRLDPPRTRVRMQATAGGILVLSMLLGTLLSGLSAPPLASVVVVALLAAAVTLFAYRAQWHPPGALFTVFAAGACASFPATAATFGMVLLVGVSSVVWSLLVTTAFVLARRGSWRRPKRISPPIGAVAWEMTATVGVAALLAGIAGVLLIGTHWYWAMVGAVAAVGGAHVTARLIRGTQRLVGTLVGVLIAAGLLALQLPPWAILVVAVAMQVGAELFVGRNYGIAMVFITPLALLMISLASPATPDMLLRDRVLETVIGVAVGTIVAIVSAALRRRSTA
- the nrdF gene encoding class 1b ribonucleoside-diphosphate reductase subunit beta → MAEKLQLLNHVQAINWNRIQDEKDLEVWNRLVNNFWLPEKVPLSNDIQSWNTLTPDEQTLTMRVFTGLTLLDTIQGTVGAVSLIPDAITPHEEAVYTNIAFMESVHAKSYSSIFSTLCSTKEIDEAFRWSTENEFLQKKAHIVMDYYRGDDPLKRKVASTLLESFLFYSGFYLPMHWSSRAKLTNTADLIRLIIRDEAVHGYYIGYKFQRGLEQVDEARREEIKDYTFSLLYELYDNEVHYTQSLYDSVGLSEDVKKFLHYNANKALMNLGYEAMFPASVTNVNPAILSALSPNADENHDFFSGSGSSYVIGKAEATEDDDWDF
- a CDS encoding YegP family protein, encoding MAGKYELYTDKAGKYRFRLKASNGQVIASSEAYESKASAQNGIASVKANAGSETVDLT
- a CDS encoding PfkB family carbohydrate kinase — translated: MPGPTPVALTVVGAINVDLTARVQRAPGPGETVADGVLQRGPGGKGANQAVAAARLGAAVRLVGAVGDDLDGRGVREQLASVGVDASTVQTSDAATGTALIVVDATGENSIVVCAGANAAIDADALGIEPGSAVLAQLEVSDAVISAAAEAAGFFALNAAPARPLPEGVLERADLVIVNETEYAQLPAVHDAPLLCVTLGAEGARLYRHGELVASAPGVSTTVRNTVGAGDAFCAALVVGLLRGDAQDLALARACAVGAAAVADDASQPALGLLDTYGVPA
- a CDS encoding nucleoside hydrolase; its protein translation is MSRRPILVDCDTGIDDALALAYLLAEPAVEIVGVTTVSGNTDAARGAANTLTLFDLAGVHDIPVAVGAHHFRGRDYAGGAPHVHGEDGVGGIAWAAADRSPDTRAAVELIDHLAARHPDLTVLALGPLTNLAAYAETPGVAAFDRLVVMGGAFAHSGNVTAWAEANIHNDPESAAVVFAQDWDTTLVPLDVTMTQTLDATDLVRLEAIPGAVPQALAAMLPAYLDFYEGRVFPDRRCALHDPLAAMVAAGVLRGVSVAAGQVEVRLAGGERGRTVSSRASSTQRWVRGMEGSAVEVLLGRLEAREWVG